One window of Nocardia sp. NBC_00508 genomic DNA carries:
- a CDS encoding aminotransferase class I/II-fold pyridoxal phosphate-dependent enzyme — protein sequence MRRLIRAERGVRERSDLGLQQPDSPFRRPQLNAQHNPTGANWRPDLVRRALAAARTAGSAILLDDAYFGAHDLRRTPTSALRLLLEESPASRWLAVRSLGKQFHCSGWGIGAMTAHPRTLDELVNQWQFHRSFASAIPLQEAMATWLASPESENYLAEQGREYTHKRAVVRELLSSELGYPETITQVGEFAPFARVPLPRARRRGSVTQFRRECLTGTGVLVGVDRWSATSDDEPLCYRLYLGPSLPVLQEALHRMSRAGHGY from the coding sequence TTGCGCCGCCTCATCCGCGCCGAGCGAGGCGTTCGCGAGCGATCTGATCTCGGGCTCCAGCAACCGGATTCGCCGTTTCGCCGCCCGCAGCTCAACGCGCAGCACAATCCCACCGGTGCCAACTGGCGGCCCGATCTTGTTCGGCGGGCACTCGCCGCGGCACGTACAGCTGGGTCGGCGATCCTGCTGGATGATGCGTATTTCGGCGCGCATGACCTGCGGCGAACGCCCACGTCCGCGCTGCGCCTACTGCTCGAGGAATCGCCTGCATCGCGCTGGCTGGCGGTGCGGTCGCTGGGAAAACAGTTCCATTGCAGCGGTTGGGGGATCGGTGCGATGACCGCTCATCCGCGCACCCTGGACGAACTGGTGAATCAGTGGCAGTTCCACCGGAGTTTCGCCAGCGCAATCCCGTTGCAGGAGGCAATGGCCACCTGGCTGGCCAGCCCGGAATCCGAAAACTATCTCGCCGAGCAGGGCCGGGAGTACACCCACAAACGCGCCGTAGTACGAGAGCTTCTGTCCAGCGAACTCGGATATCCAGAAACCATAACGCAGGTCGGCGAGTTCGCTCCTTTTGCGCGCGTCCCACTGCCCCGGGCACGCCGGCGAGGTTCGGTGACACAGTTCCGCCGCGAATGCTTGACCGGGACCGGCGTGTTGGTGGGTGTCGACCGATGGAGCGCCACCAGTGATGACGAGCCGTTGTGCTACCGGCTGTATCTGGGCCCGTCGCTGCCTGTGCTACAGGAGGCACTCCACCGGATGAGCAGAGCAGGCCATGGGTACTGA
- a CDS encoding nuclear transport factor 2 family protein has protein sequence MLTPEDRLAITDLINLHGHLADRGDFDGLHTLFAEGVIYDVSALGGGVLVGLSAYREAALALGEANPVAHHVTNIVVDEAPDGTVHVVSKGLGVMAGGSFGSVTYEDSVERAVGGWRITRRVVRPRREPLRP, from the coding sequence ATGTTGACTCCTGAAGACCGGCTCGCCATCACAGACTTGATCAACTTGCATGGGCATCTGGCAGACCGCGGCGATTTCGACGGGTTACACACACTGTTTGCGGAGGGCGTCATATACGACGTGAGCGCCTTGGGTGGCGGCGTCCTTGTTGGGTTGAGCGCGTACCGCGAGGCCGCTCTGGCGTTAGGTGAAGCTAACCCGGTAGCCCACCACGTCACGAACATCGTGGTTGACGAAGCGCCGGACGGAACGGTCCACGTTGTGTCGAAGGGGCTCGGCGTCATGGCGGGCGGCTCCTTCGGTAGCGTCACCTACGAGGACAGCGTCGAACGGGCCGTCGGAGGCTGGAGAATCACACGCCGGGTCGTCCGGCCTCGCCGCGAGCCACTGCGACCGTGA
- a CDS encoding TetR/AcrR family transcriptional regulator — translation MSPNSKRGPRSDASRNIIRLLVSARELMAETGNEVALDEVARRAGVGNATLYRHFPTRADLLAAVYADEVVALCRSGTALADAASPLDALFTWLDEFVVHVATKRPLALAATEAPSSRRAPLFERWHASIIATASDLVQRARPELRPDVTVTDVLALASGAALATDAEHARRLVALLRTGLAARTAHAAED, via the coding sequence ATGTCCCCGAATAGCAAGCGCGGGCCCAGGTCCGACGCATCGCGCAACATCATCCGGCTCCTCGTCAGTGCCCGAGAGCTCATGGCCGAGACCGGCAACGAGGTCGCGCTCGATGAGGTCGCACGACGCGCCGGCGTCGGAAATGCCACGCTGTACCGCCACTTCCCAACCCGCGCGGATCTGCTCGCCGCCGTCTACGCCGACGAGGTGGTGGCCCTCTGTCGCTCCGGCACGGCGCTGGCCGACGCTGCCTCGCCGCTCGACGCGCTTTTCACCTGGCTCGATGAATTCGTCGTGCACGTCGCGACGAAACGGCCGCTCGCGCTGGCCGCGACCGAGGCTCCCAGCAGCCGTCGGGCGCCACTTTTCGAACGGTGGCATGCTTCGATCATTGCCACCGCCAGCGACCTCGTACAGCGCGCCCGACCGGAGCTGCGGCCGGACGTCACGGTGACCGACGTGTTGGCACTGGCCAGCGGTGCGGCCCTTGCCACCGACGCCGAACACGCACGCCGCCTGGTCGCACTGCTGCGCACCGGATTGGCTGCCCGAACAGCTCATGCTGCCGAGGATTGA
- a CDS encoding alpha/beta hydrolase, which produces MGVAVLAPLPACAEPLTPPPSSGSSGNSEPPPEGTYLPGPPVIDHIEPISDRWLRVYVASPAMGRLVQVQVLLPADQSKSRPTVYMLDGRNAENDNSGWAEHGGAVGFFADKNVNVVLTTGGAASYYTDWQHRDRVLGTNKWETFLTRELPPLIEARFNGNGRNAIQGVSMGAEAAMMLATRTPGLYKAVAAHSGCYLLSSELGQAQARAIVETWGGDSNNMFGKHNDPDWRAHDPAVHADALRGTAIYLSSGSGLPGEHDVPGNPELRDAVLYGGPLEAGADTCTRQFADRLTQLHIPATKSFRLTGTHSWPYWADELPRSWPTMATALDNTN; this is translated from the coding sequence CTGGGTGTGGCAGTGCTCGCGCCCTTGCCAGCGTGTGCGGAACCGCTGACACCACCACCGAGTTCGGGGTCCTCAGGAAACTCCGAGCCGCCGCCGGAGGGCACGTACTTGCCGGGTCCGCCTGTGATCGATCACATCGAGCCGATCAGCGATCGCTGGCTGCGGGTGTATGTGGCCTCACCGGCGATGGGCCGCCTCGTGCAGGTGCAGGTGCTGCTGCCCGCCGATCAGAGCAAATCCCGCCCGACGGTGTACATGCTCGATGGCCGCAACGCGGAGAACGACAACAGCGGCTGGGCCGAGCACGGCGGCGCTGTGGGATTTTTTGCGGACAAGAACGTGAACGTGGTGCTGACCACCGGCGGCGCGGCCAGCTACTACACCGACTGGCAGCATCGCGACCGCGTGCTCGGCACGAACAAATGGGAGACGTTCCTGACCCGGGAGCTGCCGCCGCTGATCGAGGCGCGCTTCAACGGTAACGGCCGCAACGCGATCCAGGGGGTCTCGATGGGAGCCGAGGCCGCGATGATGCTGGCGACACGGACACCCGGCTTGTATAAGGCGGTTGCCGCGCACAGCGGGTGCTATCTGCTGAGCTCTGAGCTCGGGCAGGCGCAGGCTCGCGCGATAGTGGAAACCTGGGGTGGCGACTCGAACAACATGTTCGGCAAACACAACGACCCGGATTGGCGGGCCCACGACCCGGCGGTGCACGCGGATGCCTTGCGCGGCACCGCGATCTACCTCTCGTCCGGCAGCGGACTGCCCGGTGAGCACGATGTGCCGGGCAACCCCGAACTGCGCGACGCGGTCCTGTACGGGGGGCCGCTGGAGGCCGGCGCCGACACCTGCACCCGCCAATTCGCCGACCGGCTCACTCAACTGCATATCCCAGCCACAAAGAGCTTCCGGCTCACCGGCACTCACTCCTGGCCCTACTGGGCCGACGAACTACCCCGGTCCTGGCCCACCATGGCCACAGCACTGGACAACACGAACTGA